Below is a window of Apis mellifera strain DH4 linkage group LG15, Amel_HAv3.1, whole genome shotgun sequence DNA.
TTATCGCAATCGTACATCGCGacgtattttaatttgtttgcggatcgttttaaaaaaacgttCTTCATTCCGTGATCAGTGCGTAATTGcccgtatttatatataaaaaaaaaagcacctTGAAATTGATTACAGAAGCACATTGAAAACAGCCAAGTTGTTtgcaagattaaattaaaattaaaattcaattatcagATGCATTTCGAGACATTTCGCAAAGTGATTAAACACCGAAACAATTGAAAACGCATCTTCTATTCGCGGCATCTCCTCCGATCGAACTCGAATTCGGCCACTTTCGAACGAGGGACAAGTTCCCAAATGGCCATCTGGTACGGTTCGACCACGAGATTGGCCGTGCATCGCGAATCGACCAATCCTGCAGAACTTTACAACTACTTGTCGAACGAACGGTTGAGCTATTTCTCGTGAATCCAGGGATTCGGTTCCACGCTTCGAACATGAACGAATGTAAAAGTATCGAGAAACAAGGAGTTACCACCAGCGCGCGCATACAAGACACGAACGAATTGGAAAATGAATAGAACCAtccatcctctctctcccATTTACCGTTCCGTTAATTCGCCAAAAATCGTCGCTTTGGgagtaacaatttaaaaaaaaaaaaaaaagaaagaaagaaatataaattgaatcgttCGATCGCTTCCAACGTATCCCCGTACATCAATTTTATCGGCCCGTACTTCTTTCACGTCCATATTTTCTCCTTTccgtgattcttttttttttttttattgggaggagagaaaaacgaGCGGCGTTGGATTAGATCGGTCGATCGGCAAAGTTCGCTCGGGCGAAGGAGCACGATAGAAGAGACGAGTTCAAAAGGGgtgaaagaagagaaacgacATGGAAACGACATGGGTGGATGACTCGATAGTTGAAAAGTTTATTTCTCTTACATgcccgatatatatatatttcaaacttcGTCGTATTAAATCGTCCCTGCGCGCCTGTGTTTTCAATACTTATCGATCGCGCGATATCATGGCTCATATTAATTCTACTCGACTGGAAGAATTACGAGacgaatttcgaattcaatcggtggaaaaaaattggaaatttttttttaaaacgctcTCGAGCGAAAGACGTACCGATTCTGGGACCGTTCCAACATCTAATTAGCGTGTCGCGAAATTTTCCAACGTCGATACggtttatcttttcttttttccactcgATCGAACCTGgacggggagggagagagggagaaatttCTCTCGGAGCAGGCTCGATCGAGTACAGCACTCCCTCGTAGATCACGTTTCGACCACATTATCCTTACCGTTAATTAAGGGAGGATCTTTCCgcgttttaattacatttctcCATTACtcgataagaattttttttttttttaacactctTCCCGTGTATCGCAGACGAACGTCGCGgtggaataataaattcgtcGAGAAACCGGGGCAACGATcgactttaattaaattccattaTGGATATTTGTACATACGTACATACGTTAtagaattcgattcgataatttgcatattcgtcttattttaaacttcgatatcgaagaaaatagtTTGACGGATTGAAAAATCCGtttacgaaacgaaacgatttgATTGATGAttgattttcaaacaaaacGATTTTTGATATCGTTCATAAAACTATTATCTCTTTcttcaattagaaaaaattttaaaattcgaaagatgggataaaatttgtttctttttaagagCAGTTTTAAAGcttctttcgatttcttttctttccaaattttaataatttaatattcgtataacgtcttattttatactttgatatcgaagaaaatagttgaattgaaaagaggaaaaatttatgaaatgaaacgatTTGATCGATGCCTATTTTCAaacaactataaaaaaaaaataaaaaataaaagagacgaTCTTTGGTAtcgttcataaattaaaactatcatctcttcttttccaattagagaaaattttaaaattcgaaagatggGACAATATTTGTCTCTTTCCAAGACCAGTTTTAAAGCtgcgatttcttttctttccaaattctaaaaaaggcatcgaatcaatttttccaaaaattcgacCAACTTTTCATTCCTTCAACGTGTTCCTCGAATCATCGATCCCCCCGTTAATTAACTAATTTCCCCGAAATCGAGCCGAAGCCGAGAGAGTTGGTACAAAGACGCGGAGATACGTGGATCGGCGAGATAGAACTTGGAAGACGTTTCTCTCTCGTGATACACACGGATACACACAGGTATCGTGGCGGGATATAATCGTGCTTTTAATCGAACACGCCATTGTCCGGAAATAAGCGGTAAAGTCAACGACGACCgagggaaagaggaggaggaggaggagagaagatgGGGGAtgctttcgatcgaaattcaaCGCGGTGTGCGGTATTGTAACCACGAAAATGGCGAGAGGCGAGCTTCGTGACGTTGCGTTTCGTACGATTTAACACCTATAGGCCACATTTTCAATTGTCTCCGCCTCGCTCTCGGCTATAAATTCAATCACGTGTTCCCATCCACCAGTTTCCGCGCGAAAGGGATGGGAGAACGCTGTTACCATTCCGCCTCcacgatgaatatttttatacacctctattcttctttcaaaGAAGCGAAAGAATCTCAATTTCCGATTGAATTGAGAGAGAAACAtcattcgatcaattttgataaaattatcgaattttcaaacTCTAAACTCCGAAGAAAATGAATCGAATCTTATCCAATACTCGCGTTCCGATTATTAAATGCGGTTGGTTAAGAAAGAGTGAGAAAGAGACGTATGTTCGGAGGACAAGAAGGTTCCTGTCTCTAATAAATTGGGAGAAAATAACGAGGAGAATCctcgagaaaggaaagaaaagaagaaaaaggagacaTCGTGCGACAAATTGTGACCGGATCGGGAGATGGAAGTTGACCTAGATACTTTTAGTTTCGTTGATTCACCAGGGAGGGGACGAGAGAGGCGGatctataagaaaaaaaaaaagaaagaatcgggAAGAAGAAACAGGAAGGAAATACGATCCAGAGAGGTCAGGCCTCGAAAGAGTTAGTTGGCCACTCGGATAGGATAAACGAAGAAAGTTTTGCCGCCCCTCGAGATCAAACAACGAGCCAAACAGGTGAATCTCGTATCGTTTCCGGATTAACTCTCCCTTCCATATATCCGAACTTCATGTCGAGAAAACATCGGGGGgacaaagttttatttttgaacgaaGAAGAGGCGAATCgacgaatatcgaaaaatggaaaaaaactcgatcgaaaaacGCGAGTATGCAAgtttaattttcctcgaaGGAAATCTTTTAGGTTCAAGAAGGATGGATGTCGCGAGTGGAGGAATGGAGAGACTCTTTTGATTTTAATCCAACGAGAATAATCCTTGgaattacaaagaaaaaaaaaaagaaaaagatagggaaagagaggagggataatcgaaattaaaggTGTAGAGGAGGGTAAGTGCATTAGAGGGACGGCCGAACGCGACTAATTCACTTACGGGATCACCGCTATTGAAACAAACTCGGCGGCAAATTCAGCGCGATGTTTCATCCGCGAAATCGACCGGTTACCCGATACGCGATATTTGCGGTGGCAATTTTTTCACGGCCCACCGCCTCGGCTCCGGGTATCGAGTTATTTGGTTTATGGGCACCCAAGCCATCGAAAATCGTTTCGTTGTCGTCGTGCCACTCTATCGGATCGCCCCTGGTTCCGCGATTCATCCTCGcgcctccctctcctccccctcttctccctctcccccacGTCCAAAGACTGCACTCGGGTGCGCGCGCGAGAGTGAACCGGAAACTTTTCTCCGTTGATCCATCGCGacctttaaaaaaagagaagtgaGTGGCCATTCTTAACGAAAATAGATAGAATCAAAGACGATTACGAATACGCTCCCCTTTCaagttcaaaaatattctttccccaagaaaaaaatccatgataattatttactttttgttttttttttttatacgatacAAGATTTGTAAGTTGGAAATACACTTTTCGAGCATCTTGGCGATAACGGCCGATTGATATCGCGAATATCTACGACGTAACAACGTTGAGGTTACAGTTGGACGCATTTCAAGAGGAAAAGTGAGAAGGAAAACGGGAGGAAGTTGTTGCAATTCGATAAGCAAAAGGTTCAAAAGGGTGGAAATACGGGGATAAAAGTTGTTTCcaacaaagttttttttcgaacTTGGCGAGAGAAGAAGGCTCGATCTTTTTCGAGCCAAGGGGATGAAAATTTGTCTAATTCCGACGAAAGGGGAATGTCGACTACACGATGCACGAAAGCCGAtcaagagatatatatatttatacgaagaGCGATACATAACCGGCCGATGAAACAACGGATTATGGAAAAACAGGCGATATGCATACACAGTATTATGCGCAAAATAACGTCCGCTAAGTAACACGAACCGAACGATGCAAGATAATTCGTCCTAATGCACGAAAAGCATTAACCGACCGTTGCGTCatcgtttgatattttttttcctctttccatTCCCTTTAAGCGACAAACCCTCGTCCTCCTCGCTATCTTCCGCTATCTCTTCCAGTATCCACGGACAAAAACTCCTAAAAGCGAATCACCCTCTCTCTCGACCgactaatttattataatgcttCTTCTGTCGCGTACGATACAATATATTTCCCAACGATTTCCATGCAAAGTTTTCCAGGTAACAATCGCCTACTGAAAATACTACTCGCTATCTCGAAAAATCAAGCTTTCCaacggagaagagagagagcgaaatCTCGATATTTTCCAGGCTTCAGAGGgcagaggggaaaaaatacaGACacctaattctaatttaacacCGGATTACAAGCAACTCGATCACGATCCAATCAATTCTTCTACTCTACCGTACATACGCGCACATAGCACACCGGTGAAACCGgatcttccccctcccctcctcttcttctacgACAAATATCTGTtgagaattgtaaaatttgtttgtGATTACAGTACGTTTCCGGGGCGAGTACGAGCGGCGAGGCGAGCCGCGTGAGTTACAGCAGCGTGAGCCAGAGCAGCGACGGTGCCGGGAGCGTGCTACCCAGCGGCGGGATGTGACGTCACACGGGGGCCCGGTCTGGGCCTCGACGAGAGCGCGCCATCCGTTTCCGTGACACGTGATTGTAGGCTCGCTTCTCGAGGACGCGTGTCGCGCGAACTTGCTCCGCTCGGAAACGCGCGTTCCAGATCTCCGAGTTCGGAGCCGAGAACGTCGCCTCCTTCCTCCGTGTGTGTGCGTCTGTGTGTGAATGCGCCCGAATGTACGTGTGTACGTGTGCTTCCGACCAGACGAATCGAGGATAAACGACGTGCTTCCGTTCTTCCTTATCGTCGAGCTTTTTAACACCGGTGACGAAAAGTGGACCACGAAGAAGCGTCACGCGCGACCCGGGACGCCCCCCGAACCGGGATACTTGCACCGATCATTGCGCGCCCCTTTGTTATTCTTAAAtcgtattctttcttcttcttcttcttatggaatagaaatttttgttgGATTTTTAGTTCTTCTTTTTAGtgtaatctataaaaatttgctCGAGAATCCTTATTTATTAAGGTTATAAGTGAAGTGAAGATGATgagaatcgaagaaagaaaattgttgattaataattaataattgaaattcgtttttgaaaaattcgtttcactTGGAGGCGTACAATGATCGGTATAAGTAAGCCTGTTATTCCTTGTACATAGAGAACAAGTAGTATTCGCGTTTTGTACATCCCACGACGAAGGATCTAGAGAGAAAATCGAATCGCGGGAAAGACCGTAAATCGTGCTATACGGCCGATAGCTCGTTTTCACACGTTTCGGATACCTTCGAGATACACTCGTAGCCTTTTAGCAGAGAAACCTTCGTACATACGGAATCGTAAAACGATCTGATGGTTGATGCGCGAACCAGAGTTATCTATCTCTCAGAgttattttctttactttcttcTCCAACGAATTGTTGTCTAaccgtttcgtttcgatacgATCGATATCGCTTTTCGCCGAATCGAATttcagagaaaagaaaaaaaagaaatgtacgATCTACAAAAATACGTTCCTGTTCCTGTTTTCCGTTGCACCTTTAAAAGACTGACGATCGGAATGTTCGGCAACTCCGAACACGGAATTGGTTCTCCATCTCCCCCACATTTCCAGGAAACAGCGATCTCTCGTGTCGATGCATTGACAGCCGGTTACGGGAAACTGAAAACCGTACGCAAAGTCAGTAAAAATGAcgggataaatatatattattgtgagTGAAATCGACTGTCAATGGTCAAAGAGAAGataagagggaaaaaaatatgtattattttggGAAAATAATACGTgcgcgggggaaaaaaaagaagaattacatTTTCCAATATCGCACGAGCGTTAAAATGTTCTTCCAGTCATCGTTAATCGTTAAATACGTACACGAGAGACGCAGAGAAAATCGTTACGATTCGCATACGCGTTCGCAGTGACACGCACAGTTTAGCTGGAATGAAagttaagttaaaattattacaaacgcGATCGTACGTTACTTACAAAAAAGgcggaaaaaatatttttgtcaagTAGAACGAAACtttgaacgaaacgaaaccgaTAACCGATAGtcgatctttctttatttGCAACAAGATTATACGATGATGGAAAAATGAGTTGCGCACTAGGGCCGTTGtaatcgaagaataaaatgaCAAAGTTGTAATTTGGAATTCATTCACGCTGGTTGccaatttctgaaaaaaaaaaaataattggttagttcaagatattaattgatcaaattatatttatcatatacatTGTTAATTTACGTACTTCGAAATTGTTTCTCTAATATCAAGATTTATTTGAAGAGAGAAAgtaataaatggaatattatcgGACAATCTTTATTCGATAGGCAGATGTTATCTCGTTCTATTATCAATGGCGGATATTTTTCcagaatgattatttattttatctactttattttaacttaagCATTCGTTGTTGTACATAAAACAATTATCGCGCAATTGTAAATACTAGGACACTGTAAAATTAACTTATGTGaaacgtatacatatatgtatgaaacATTGTAACAAAGTGTGTATcaatacgaatatatacaaAACGTTTCCTCGAATACATCAATTCAATGATCCTATCTCggtaaaaattgcaaaaaaatttgattaaacatTTGGTGTTCATTGACGATTATGTTTTAGCTAACTTATCAATTTtgcatgtaaaattaaaatctcaatacacgatgaaaaatgatgtattaaaaaaaaaaaaaaaaaaaaaagaaatagtaaaCAAATgactttgaatttcaaatcaacaaaaatattaatcgattctTTTATCCAGCATAGATTttgcttttattaataaattctatctgaaatgattatttttttaaaaattgcaatatttgttaaaaaaaaaaaaattggttgaCATCTATCTaatctttgtaaatattaaatatatactttaatgtTTCaagttaatattcaaaaaattaataaaaaaaataataatttaattataaaaaaaattgttacgttacagaacaaaagaaaaaagaaaaattatcaatttgattattaatattgatattaataaatctaaacaaaaatcgttgaaaaagaaaatcataaacTCCAATCCTGAAAAACAATTGTTTTCTATAGCTTCAATAGAGGGCGCTTAtacgtacaaaaaaaaataatgcgtCCAATTTAAATGCTATTTATAACTTTCTACTTATATTACATCATTCAAGTATATATTTCTGCTGTATTAAGAAtgcatgaaataataaattgttaatcaatatataatactttttattggaTACACTGTTTTTCACagaatatttctatatgtacatgcaatttttgttattcgaaAACTGAATGCTTTTTAAAACTACAAGATGGAAAAACTTATTTACATCTgacaaatgtattattaaattattatacatacgtAATAAACAATGAGAATGTGAATGCGTGTATAATTCGCATTATATTGCGTAGATTAAAAACTTTCTTGGCctgtacataaaatataaagaatatgaaGAAATGGAATCCTAttgtacatttaatttttaagacatAACGTGCGAAAATAAAGAGTATCGATTCATGTACAAGAATCATATTGTGAAAATCACTTAAATACCTACAACAAAAATGTGTCTATCAATATGTTgttcttaatttataataaaattgaaataaaaaaatattatttattatttatctacttCATTTATCCATTCATTTCAatacaattgaatattattattaatacaattaataaatttatttattttatttatttcagtttaccataaaaacatattcctatttattgtattttatcacagcaatatatctattttccattacattataaattttgtatgaaaacaatgattttatcaaataaaaattattcctttaaaactattagaaaaatttaggtGCTAAAACAGtaggaaaaaatatcaatatcgattaacaattatattctctttaaaatttataatcaattattatttattatttaaaataaacttttccatatattttgtatcatatttacattttacattttatgtattaaatgtactattattaaaacaatttagagAACAGATCACTATGATctcattcttttctctttggtgtgtaattatttatttctgtgtATAATACaacagaaattattgaaaaatgcatggcagaaaacattattttacaacAAATAAGTTTAGAAAATTCACCACctaatacaatttttgtacTCCTCAACTATACTGAATCTTTTAATAGTTTCATATCCTAGAATTATTGAGAAACTAAAACTAGCAGACTGTACAAGACGGGCGGAAAGTCCCTTTGTAAACATCTGCAACTTTTCTTCCACCCAGAGAACTTTGAATGCACTAAACATACTATCTAATCTTTGTACTTGTAATCTTGCTCGTACTATATCTAAAggatttgtaataattgtggTGGTAAATCCTCCTAATGTACCAGCAACtgcttgaataaataaatgagaaacCCATTCTGGAAACAATCTTACAAGCTCGTCTATTAACAGAAAAAACAAagttattatcttaattttcatatttttatttcaaagtaaTTACCTTGGTACGATGTATATAATCCCCACCAAAGGGCACTATTAGGAACATAAGCGCATAATGATGCACAATATCCTCTATAAAAACCCCTATATCCATctctttgataaattgatttaataatatctattgaaaTCTGTGCACGAGATTTTCCTGGTTCAAGAATTAAACCCAATGGATTCATACCCatctataaattacatattaataatgaaatattcttttatatatatatatatatatatatatatatatatatatatatatatacacacacacactcacacacacatatacatatacatatatatatatatatatatttaccttATCTATGTATTTTCCTTGTTTATTGTTGATCCCAAGAACCATTAAGTGCTgacttaaaatatcaaaaggaACTACTATTGTTTGGCCTACCAAACTAGCAGCTCCACCAGCAATTAATGATTTAACTCTGGAATCTATATTACCAATAACATCATTTTGTCTAAGTATGTAACGTACACCTTCATATGTAGATACATAAAAAACACCAGATACAATTTGTATAGAACTTATCCAAAATCCTCGATATAATCCACTTATaccttcaattttataaatctttttacaaGCATCTATCattcctgaaaaaaaaaaaaaaatatttaatatcttaatttttttaaattttattttatttcaaaacttaCCATTGTACATATAATTGTGCCTTTGAACTTGTAAACGAGTTTTAATTACTGTTAAGGGATATAAGCAACAGCGTACAGAAAATGATGAAAGCATGCTCAATGGAAAAAACTTTGTCTTGTCCATCATATCCCATTCTATAGTGCGAATCAAATGTGGTGTTTCTACTGCAGACATCTTGTAGATTTATGACACGATTAAATCCACTGT
It encodes the following:
- the LOC410612 gene encoding solute carrier family 25 member 44, translating into MSAVETPHLIRTIEWDMMDKTKFFPLSMLSSFSVRCCLYPLTVIKTRLQVQRHNYMYNGMIDACKKIYKIEGISGLYRGFWISSIQIVSGVFYVSTYEGVRYILRQNDVIGNIDSRVKSLIAGGAASLVGQTIVVPFDILSQHLMVLGINNKQGKYIDKMGMNPLGLILEPGKSRAQISIDIIKSIYQRDGYRGFYRGYCASLCAYVPNSALWWGLYTSYQDELVRLFPEWVSHLFIQAVAGTLGGFTTTIITNPLDIVRARLQVQRLDSMFSAFKVLWVEEKLQMFTKGLSARLVQSASFSFSIILGYETIKRFSIVEEYKNCIRW